A region from the Toxotes jaculatrix isolate fToxJac2 chromosome 2, fToxJac2.pri, whole genome shotgun sequence genome encodes:
- the LOC121194261 gene encoding UDP-glucuronosyltransferase 2C1-like has product MGPYAALVFVLLFSSSCDGGKVLVYPVDGSHWLNMKILVEALHSQGHEITVLRSSTSWYVAEVSPHYNSITITQEESQNIESQAFMTSFLKKSIEIRQYKSSPWSFFEFYRNLFNMIRENQQVVAKLVVSIFENKTLVKELRETGYDLFLTDPAFPGGVLLAHYLQLPLVFNVRWLFSGEAHFAIAPSPLSYVPQLFSHYSDKMDIFQRFSNMIYHSMMVYMYYYVSNPPYQAVCDKYFGHDVSTLSLIQGADLWLMRVDFTLEFPRPTMPNVVYIGGFQGKAPRPLASDLEEFVQSSGEHGVVVMTLGTLLSDLGPEISEIIASAFANIPQKVVWRHIGKRPVTLGNNTMLVEWLPQNDILGHPKTKLFVTHGGTNGLYEAIYHGVPVLGIPLIFDQPDNMVRMKARGVAEIVDVTTLDVDSLTSALKNILDPKKPYKQNMHKLSQLHRDKPMKPIESAVFWIEYVMRHKGAAHLRTESYKLPWYAYHCLDVMAVFLAFGLLITVLFWVSCRCLIRRFIWTKKSVSKSKSE; this is encoded by the coding sequence ATGGGGCCATATGCAGCTCTGGTGTTCGTCCTGCTGTTTTCCTCCAGTTGCGATGGTGGAAAAGTGCTGGTTTATCCTGTAGATGGGAGCCACTGGCTGAACATGAAAATCCTGGTGGAGGCTCTTCATTCCCAGGGCCATGAAATCACAGTGCTACGTTCCTCCACCAGCTGGTACGTGGCCGAAGTCTCACCCCATTACAACTCCATCACTATTACCCAAGAGGAGTCCCAAAACATAGAGAGCCAAGCCTTCATGACCTCTTTCTTGAAGAAGTCCATAGAGATCCGACAGTATAAAAGCTCACCGTGGTCGTTTTTTGAGTTTTATCGGAATTTATTCAACATGATCAGGGAGAACCAGCAAGTTGTAGCAAAACTGGTCGTCAGCATCTTTGAGAATAAGACACTGGTTAAGGAGTTGAGGGAAACTGGGTACGATCTTTTTCTGACTGACCCCGCATTTCCAGGTGGAGTGCTGTTGGCTCACTATCTCCAACTTCCCCTGGTTTTCAATGTGCGCTGGCTTTTCAGTGGAGAGGCGCACTTTGCCATTGCTCCTTCTCCGTTGTCCTACGTCCCCCAATTGTTCTCCCATTACTCTGAcaagatggacatttttcaaagGTTCAGTAACATGATCTATCACAGCATGATGGTTTACATGTACTACTACGTCTCAAATCCGCCTTACCAGGCTGTGTGTGACAAATACTTTGGACACGACGTCAGCACCTTGTCTCTCATCCAGGGAGCAGACCTCTGGCTAATGCGGGTTGACTTTACATTGGAGTTCCCTCGGCCCACCATGCCCAATGTCGTGTACATCGGAGGGTTTCAGGGTAAGGCGCCCAGGCCTCTTGCATCAGATTTAGAAGAATTTGTGCAGAGTTCTGGTGAACACGGGGTGGTGGTCATGACTCTGGGGACCCTGCTGAGTGACCTTGGCCCTGAAATATCAGAGATCATCGCCTCAGCATTTGCCAACATCCCTCAGAAAGTCGTGTGGAGACACATCGGGAAAAGACCTGTCACACTAGGCAACAACACCATGCTGGTTGAATGGctgcctcaaaatgacatactAGGTCACCCTAAAACCAAGCTTTTCGTCACGCACGGGGGTACTAACGGACTTTACGAGGCCATCTACCATGGTGTCCCGGTTCTGGGCATTCCTCTCATCTTTGACCAGCCCGACAATATGGTGCGCATGAAGGCCAGGGGAGTAGCTGAGATTGTTGATGTGACAACTTTGGATGTTGATTCTCTGACAAGTGCTCTGAAGAATATTCTAGACCCAAAGAAACCCTACAAACAGAACATGCACAAACTGTCACAGCTTCATCGTGACAAACCAATGAAACCCATAGAAAGTGCCGTTTTCTGGATTGAGTACGTCATGAGGCACAAGGGGGCAGCACATCTGCGCACCGAGTCATATAAGTTGCCGTGGTATGCCTATCACTGTCTAGATGTGATGGCAGTTTTTCTAGCGTTTGGTCTGTTAATCACTGTGCTATTTTGGGTTTCCTGTAGATGTCTCATTAGACGTTTCATATGGACCAAGAAGTCCGTGTCCAAGTCTAAGAGTGAATAG
- the LOC121194378 gene encoding P2Y purinoceptor 1-like produces the protein MKNTSCPRISFDFTGRFLPPVFISVFIIGLVANGWGLKTLLQKWKKLKIINVFVLNLGLADMLYLLTLPFLVDYYIRDSQWIFGDAFCKITRFCFNLNLYGSIGFLTCISVYRYLAVVHPIRVIRLTVTHSVTISVMVWLLVGVQCLPDMFYTKTFGNKPGKCYETTQKAFVEDYLKYSLGWTLTGFCIPFLITLGCYGHVIVVLCRKNTTDKVLKQKCLKLLFILILLFSVCYIPFHVLKNLNLWSRVLSKMLCREWSNGVYIAHQISRGLVCLNSALNPLVYLHGNEEIPAQLRQQLQQAHQMFSRFLPSDSGSVSVSVTQI, from the coding sequence ATGAAGAACACGTCTTGTCCTCGCATCAGCTTTGACTTCACAGGCAGATTCCTGCCTCCTGTTTTCATCTCAGTATTCATCATTGGTCTGGTTGCTAATGGATGGGGATTGAAGACTTTgctgcagaaatggaagaaactAAAGATCATCAATGTGTTTGTTCTCAACCTTGGACTTGCAGATATGTTGTATCTGCTCACACTGCCATTTTTGGTGGATTACTACATCAGGGACAGTCAGTGGATCTTTGGAGATGCATTCTGCAAGATAACAAGATTCTGCTTCAACCTGAATTTATACGGCAGCATTGGATTCCTCACTTGTATAAGTGTATACAGGTACCTGGCTGTTGTTCATCCAATAAGAGTGATAAGATTAACTGTCACCCATTCTGTGACTATCTCAGTCATGGTTTGGCTGTTGGTGGGTGTTCAGTGTCTTCCAGACATGTTCTACACCAAAACATTTGGGAACAAGCCTGGGAAATGTTACGAGACCACCCAGAAAGCTTTTGTCGAGGATTACCTGAAATACAGCCTTGGATGGACACTGACAGGGTTTTGTATCCCATTCCTCATCACACTGGGCTGCTATGGACATGTGATTGTTGTTCTCTGCCGCAAAAATACAACCGACAAGGTACTGAAACAGAAATGcctgaagttgttgtttattttgatccttctcttctctgtttgttaCATCCCATTTCATGTGTTAAAGAACCTAAATCTCTGGTCAAGAGTTCTGAGTAAGATGCTTTGCCGTGAATGGTCTAATGGAGTTTACATCGCTCATCAGATAAGTCGTGGCCTTGTGTGTCTGAACAGTGCTCTCAACCCTCTGGTTTATCTCCATGGAAATGAGGAAATTCCTGCTCAGCTcagacagcagctccagcaAGCTCATCAGATGTTCAGTCGTTTCCTTCCATCAGACTctggctctgtgtctgtgtctgtgacacagatcTGA
- the LOC121194343 gene encoding P2Y purinoceptor 1-like produces MKNTSCTSVSFDFTGRFLPPVFILVFIIGLVANGWGLKTLLQKWKKLKIINVFVLNLGLADMLYLLTLPFLVDYYIRNRQWIFGDAFCKITRFCFNLNLYGSIGFLTCISVFRYLAVVHPIRVMGRLTVTHSVTISVMVWLLVGVQSLPDMFYTKTSGNKSGTCYETTSTEHVEDYLKYSLGWTLMGFCIPFLVTLGCYGHVIVVLCRKNTTDKVLTQKCLKLLFILILLFSVCYIPFHVLKNLNLRSRVLSKQKLSSEWSNGVYIAHQISRGLVCLNSAFNPLVYLHGNEEVPAQLRQQLQRAHQMFSRLLPSNSGSVPLAQTADEVQHM; encoded by the coding sequence ATGAAGAACACATCCTGTACTTCTGTCAGCTTTGACTTCACAGGCAGATTCCTGCCTCCTGTTTTCATCTTAGTATTCATCATTGGTCTGGTTGCTAATGGATGGGGATTGAAGACTTTgctgcagaaatggaagaaactAAAGATCATCAATGTGTTTGTTCTCAACCTTGGACTTGCAGATATGTTGTATCTGCTCACACTGCCATTTTTGGTGGATTACTACATCAGGAATAGACAGTGGATCTTTGGAGATGCATTCTGCAAGATAACAAGATTCTGCTTCAACCTGAATTTATACGGCAGCATTGGATTCCTCACTTGTATAAGTGTATTCAGGTACCTGGCTGTTGTTCATCCAATAAGAGTGATGGGAAGATTAACTGTCACCCATTCTGTGACTATCTCAGTCATGGTTTGGCTGTTAGTGGGTGTTCAGAGTCTTCCAGACATGTTCTACACCAAAACATCTGGGAACAAGTCTGGGACATGCTACGAGACCACCTCTACAGAACATGTGGAGGATTACCTGAAATACAGCCTTGGATGGACACTGATGGGGTTTTGTATCCCATTCCTTGTCACACTGGGCTGCTATGGACATGTGATTGTTGTTCTCTGCCGCAAAAATACAACTGACAAGGTACTGACACAGAAATGcctgaagttgttgtttattttgatccttctcttctctgtttgttaCATCCCATTTCATGTGTTAAAGAACCTAAATCTCCGGTCAAGGGTTCTGAGCAAACAGAAGCTTTCCAGTGAATGGTCTAATGGAGTTTACATCGCTCATCAGATAAGTCGTGGCCTTGTGTGTCTGAACAGTGCTTTCAACCCTCTGGTTTATCTCCATGGGAATGAGGAAGTTCCTGCTCAGCTCAGACAGCAGCTCCAGCGAGCTCATCAGATGTTCAGTCGTTTGCTTCCGTCAAACTCCGGCTCTGTGCCTTTGGCACAAACTGCAGATGAAGTTCAGCACATGTAA